In Bactrocera oleae isolate idBacOlea1 chromosome 3, idBacOlea1, whole genome shotgun sequence, a genomic segment contains:
- the LOC106623516 gene encoding tetra-peptide repeat homeobox protein 1, translating into MKYLFIFGLLALSAFTYAEEAQKSVEPKSAEPAAAATEVKPSSTAEKKQEKRGIIQGTGYGYGGGHGGGVILSGGHGGGYGGGYGGGYGGGALIAGTGLGGGLGGGLGGGISVPTNVQTSYVERQVAVPYQVERAVPYPVEQIVQVPVQVPVPQPYPVEKTVHVPVKEIVKVPVHIPQPYPVEKTVHVQVPVHVDRPVPVKVPVPAPYPVEKIVQVPVKVPVPQPYPVERIVQVPVKVPVHVPQPYPVEKVVQVPVKVPVDRPYPVPVEKPYPVPVEKPVPYPVEKRVTIPVQVPVDNPVPYHVDRPVAVPVKVAVPRPYPVIKEIPVPVERRVPYPVKVPVDVPRPVHVEQQVPVAVEQHVPYKVPVAVPVHVQSHVAPAATIISGGYGGIGGYGGHSIGSIGGHSLGGYGGHSISYGHGYIHKKK; encoded by the exons ATGAAATATCTG TTCATTTTCGGCCTCTTGGCCTTATCAGCATTCACCTATGCCGAGGAGGCGCAAAAATCGGTTGAGCCCAAGTCCGCTGAGCCCGCAGCTGCCGCTACCGAAGTGAAGCCATCCAGCACAGCCGAGAAGAAGCAGGAAAAACGTGGCATCATCCAAGGAACCGGCTACGGTTATGGCGGTGGTCATGGTGGTGGAGTCATTTTAAGTGGTGGACATGGTGGTGGATATGGTGGCGGTTATGGTGGCGGTTATGGCGGTGGTGCGCTCATTGCCGGTACTGGACTCGGTGGTGGTTTGGGTGGTGGACTTGGCGGTGGCATTTCTGTACCCACCAATGTACAAACCTCATATGTGGAACGTCAAGTCGCTGTGCCTTATCAAGTTGAACGCGCCGTCCCCTACCCAGTGGAACAAATCGTTCAAGTACCAGTGCAAGTCCCTGTGCCACAACCCTACCCTGTTGAGAAAACTGTGCATGTACCAGTCAAAGAGATCGTCAAAGTGCCCGTGCATATACCACAGCCCTACCCCGTGGAGAAGACCGTGCATGTCCAAGTGCCCGTACATGTAGATCGCCCAGTGCCAGTAAAGGTGCCCGTCCCAGCCCCATACCCAGTTGAGAAAATCGTGCAAGTACCCGTTAAAGTACCTGTACCACAACCCTACCCGGTTGAGAGGATCGTACAAGTGCCCGTCAAAGTACCCGTACATGTGCCGCAACCTTACCCAGTCGAAAAAGTAGTACAGGTGCCCGTTAAAGTACCCGTTGATCGTCCCTACCCAGTACCTGTGGAGAAACCATACCCAGTACCTGTCGAGAAGCCTGTACCGTACCCAGTCGAAAAGCGTGTCACCATACCTGTGCAAGTGCCTGTCGATAATCCAGTGCCATACCACGTAGATCGCCCAGTGGCTGTGCCTGTGAAAGTTGCTGTGCCCAGGCCATATCCCGTCATCAAGGAGATCCCTGTACCAGTCGAACGCAGAGTGCCCTACCCCGTGAAGGTACCAGTCGATGTACCACGCCCCGTGCATGTCGAACAGCAAGTCCCGGTGGCCGTTGAACAACACGTGCCCTATAAAGTGCCAGTTGCAGTGCCCGTCCATGTTCAGAGCCATGTTGCACCCGCGGCTACGATAATCAGCGGAGGCTATGGTGGTATTGGCGGTTACGGTGGCCATTCGATCGGCTCCATTGGTGGTCACTCCCTCGGAGGCTATGGCGGTCATTCGATCAGCTATGGACACGGTTACATCCACAAAAAGAAGTAA